A section of the Cottoperca gobio chromosome 17, fCotGob3.1, whole genome shotgun sequence genome encodes:
- the h2bk1 gene encoding histone H2B type 2-K1, protein MTNDVSKKKGKSSGEKKGKRKAKRRETYAMYIYKVLKQVHPDTGISSRAMSIMNSFVNDLFERIATEASRLAQYNKRSTITSREVQTAVRLLLPGELAKHAVSEGTKAVTKYTSSK, encoded by the exons ATGACTAATGATGTATCTAAAAAGAAGGGGAAGAGTTCAGGTGAGAAAAAGGGCAAAAGAAAGGCCAAAAGAAGAGAGACTTACGCGATGTACATCTATAAAGTTTTGAAGCAG gttcatcCGGACACGGGGATTTCAAGCAGAGCCATGAGCATCATGAACTCCTTTGTGAACGACCTGTTTGAGAGGATTGCCACAGAAGCGTCCCGGCTGGCTCAGTACAATAAACGCTCCACAATCACCAGCAGAGAGGTGCAAACCGCAGTGAGACTGCTGCTGCCCGGGGAGCTGGCGAAACACGCCGTGTCAGAGGGAACCAAAGCTGTCACCAAGTACACCAGCTCCAAATGA